Part of the Nostoc sp. ATCC 53789 genome, ACGATTTCGATAGGTCTTTCTACCAACTGTGCTACTTGCTGGGTTTCTATTTTTATTGGTTCGTTACTGAATTCCTTTTGACCACAACAAAAACACACTTGCGGTCTTAATATCTCAAACCTATCTACTCTCCCAAAACCCTTTCTCGTTTTTCCCCGATGTCCTGGCTGTCCTCCTGGTTTCCGTTTTGGCGTTTCACTCTCCCCTGCTTCATCTTCAAGTTTTTTCTCGGTTTTTTTGAGGATGTCTGCCGACGGTGGTTTTGATGATGTTGTGCTGTCTAAGTCTCTACTAACTTTGAGTTTCTCTATTACAGATTCTAGTTCTATTACTCTGGATTTTAGCTGTTCTATAGCTTTTGCCTGCTCCATAAGCATCTCTACCAGTTGCTCTTTCTCCAACTGTTTTAGGGTTTCAGTGTCTAGTTTTAGTGGCAGGTTTTTTTCCATAATTGCTATATTCTGCTTCCCCTACCACACTTGTCAATACCCCAGCACCTGAATCCTTACTCAGAAATCATAAGTTAGGAATAACAATTGGTAATATTACATCACTGATTAATAATTACCTTAGCTGTGGTTTCAAATGTTTGCTCAGAAGACAAGTTTGTCTAATCATGATTTGTAGAAGTTGTTAATACTCCGTTTTTTTAATGATATTAATATTAATTTATCAAATATGAGATTTTCATGACTTAACTAATTGTAGTTGAGCGAAAACGGCTACGAGTAAGCTTTTGATTTGATTAATCAGAATTAAGTAAGCATCAATAATATATGTTATATCTTTTGGAGGATTGACAATTGAATAAAGTTTTGTTTTCAGCAGTTTATACTCAAGAACGTAGTTTATAAGCGATCGCCAGTTTAACAAAACCACTCGCAATATGCTTAAGTTCAAGTTTTAATACCCTTCTAAGCCTTGTCGTTACCCACATCTGGGGATATGACATTTCTCTAAAGAGGACTAGTATTTAGATGATTTCAGTCCACTTAAATGGACTTTGGCTATCAGCCTTGCACTTCAGTTTAGGGTGGGATGTCGAGCAAGTGCGATACTTTAAAAAGTATAAAAAATTATTCTGTAATATAATAAATTGTGCTTTTTATTAAATATCGTTTATGCCTTATCGCAGAAAATTTTTAAAAAGAGCAGGATACACAACCCTTTCTGCCTTATTGACTATGGGGTTTTTACAAAAGGATAGGCAGAAGGAAGATGGTACCACAAATGCTGCTACGGCAAATTATCTAAGTGCAAGCGCAAATGTCAATTCTCCCCTCCGACAATTAGCAGCAGCCAAAGGAAAGCGTTATGGCGCAGCAGTTTCTAGTGAATTTTTGCTACAAGAGAAGGGTTACGCTGACCTAATTGCTCGTGAATGTTCGATAGTGACACCAAATGGTGAATTAAAATGGAACGCCACTGAACCACAGCCAGGAAAATTTACTTTTGAGTCAGCAGATGCGATCGCTGGTTTCTGCCAAAAGCATAATATACAATTGCATGGGCATACCCTTTTCTGGCACATGGGAAAACCAGACTGGCTACCTTATCCTCCCACTCTTAAAATGCTCGAACGCCATGTTAAAGGAGTTATGGGGCATTATCGCAATAGCCCTGTTTTAAAGTCTTGGGATATTGCCAATGAAATTATCGCTGATAGTGAAAATGAAACTGATAATCCTACCTACGGTTTGCGTAAAGGGGTAAAACGAGAATTAATTCGAGATTTGTTTTTAATTGCGGCTTCAGTTGATAGTAGCAAGAAATTTTACCTCAACGATTTCGGCATCGAAGGCGCTACATGGAAATCAGATCGTTTCTTAAAAATGGTCGAATACCTGAAGAATAGTGGCGTTAAAATTGATGGTGCAGGTATCCAATCACATCTATGGTTTTCTACTGCTTATGGTTTTGACCAAAAAGGATTTAATTCTGTCTTAAAACGGCTTAATAATCTTCAAGTTAAACCAATAATCACAGAATTAGATATTATCATTGATGCCCCACTGCCTGATAGTATCAAAAAGCTAGACCAGATGGTAGCCGACAGTTACAAGCGATATCTTGACCTCTGCTTTGCGGGTGGAGTTGATACTGTAATTACATGGGGAATTACCGACCGTCATACCTGGATACGTCATCCCGACTGGATGCCAGGAAAAACCTTTAGAAACAATCCAAGTATCTGGAAATTCCTGCGTCCACTTCCCTTCGATGAAAACCTGCAACCTAAACTTGCTCGCAACGCTATTGCCCAGGCTTTTCAGCAAGCAACTTAATACTTCACCCAGACGTAAATAGCACTTTTAAATGTTATTCTCAACGAAGTATGTGGAGATATTATTCATCATTTACGATGATGAGATATAAAGTGTCTTGAAGTAATTAATGATTAAGCCTTAATACAGTATTTCATAAATTCGTGACAAGTTGAGTGACGTACTGGTGAGGCTTGGCGAAACTCAATCAGGCTACAAACTTGTGGAATCTTGTAGTGAGAAATAGCAGCATTCTATTTTTTTTTTGTTGGCTTGGCATACTCCAAATTTCTCGTAAAAATAGTGTAGCTACAAACCAAGGCTCAAGCAAGTAACGTCTCCAAAGTCTTTTCGGTTCAGATAACAAGCGATACAACCATTCCAAGCCAACTCTTCCCATCCAGCGAGGAGGAGTAGGCACTACTCCTGCTACATAGTCCATACAGGCTCCACTAGTCAAAATAGTGTTGGCATAAATATATTCCAGATTTTCCGAAATCCAATGCTCTTGGCGTGGCATACCCATCCCCACCATTAATACATGAGGTTTGTAAGCATTAATTGCAGCCAGAGTAGCGAGATTTTCTTCACTATCTTTATCCATATCAATATAACCATGAGCGCAAGCAATCTGTAAACCAGGAAATTTCTCGCGCAAAATACTTGCTCCTTGTTCCGCCACTCCTGGCTTTGAACCTAAATAGAATACACGCCAGTCTTTATTAGCGGCTTCTGCCATCAGAGGCCATACCCAGTCAGCATAGGTTACTCTTTGTTCTCGTTTCATTGGAAAACCTAACAACTTTCCAATAAACAATAGAGGCATACCATCAATATGGATATATTCAGCCTTGGCATAAAACGCTTGCATTTTTGGATCGTTATGAAAGAGATAAAGACTATGCAAGTTGTGATTAGCAATAATCCATTTCTCGCTTTTCTCAATAGATTCTTCAATTAATAAATTTAACTCTGGGATAGAGAGTGCATCAACTTTAACACCAAGAAGTTTATAAGAAAATCGATTTTTCATGACTTAAAAAATTTTTATTTTTAGAATTATGAGAGTTAATTTCAGAAGAAAGGCGATTATTTAAATATTTCAAATCTTCAATACTAAAAAACTTAAATTTAATTTTTTTAGACGGATATATTCTTTGAAATAAATAAATTTAACTAAGAACAACTTACTTCCATGATAATTTGCGCGATGTTCTGCGCTCTTGCATTCCAAGAATATTTCTCTGTAATTAAAGTATATGCTGTATCTACAATTGATTGATATTTATCAAAATTTGAAGCTGCATCTAGCACTGTATTAGCGACTTCTTCAGTAGAGTATCCTGTTACTAAAAGATGTTCTAAGTGCCGGAATTCTTCTAAACCTCGCAATCCTTCTGGTGTTGATACAACTAATTTTCTACTAGCGAAATAATCTAACGCTTTATTACGAGCGCCACCTGCTACTGCTTGCTTAGAGAATGGCAGCAAAGCAATATCTGCATATTTAACATGTTTAACAAAATCCTCTCTTTTAGGTAAAAATCCCAAAAAAGAAATATTAGAAGGTATTGGTTCTGAAATATCACTGCTATCTCTACCTATAACAACAAAATGTATTTTCTCCTGATGATTTTCAATATGTTTAGCAATCTGAATAGTCATTGACACAGACATATCATTACTTGGAAACTGAAATGTTTTAGGAGCAATAAGAACCACTATTTTTGCTGGTCTAAATGCTTGATAAGGGTCTTGGCTCAAAAATAATTCAGTATTTAGTAAGTCTTCAGTAACTCCATTCCCGATACTATAAATCTGCTGTGGAGTTTTACCATACCACTGGGAAATTAGTTTAGGAATTGAGTCGCCTGCTGCAATAATTGGACTACCAGAAAATATCAGAATTCCCTGAGCAATATATGTCTTAATGCATTGTACAAACTCCTTGAAAGGATTGGCAACCGAAAACAAGCGCATCCAATATTCATACGCCGAAAATGTATGAAAATCTAAGATAAGAGAGGATTTTCTGCGTTTTCTAAGCCTCAACGAAATCAAAGCAGCTAATCCAGGTAAAGTTTCTTGAGCATAAACGATATCTGGACAAAACTCATCGATACATTTTTCTATAGTTTGAATATATGACTTTAGGCTTCTTGAGCCAATAGAAATAGAAGGTGCATAATTAACAGATGAACAATCTAATCCTAGCTGAAAAACATCAAAATATCTAGTTAGATATTGTCCTAGATAAAAAGGTCTAGTAAATGCACCAAATGGTTGACTAGAATCAAGTGTTGAGACAATTAGTAAACGTTTGCCCATAATCTATTGATGATTTGAATATTTAAAGAATTGATTGTTGAAAATACATTTTTTCACTTATTTAGATAGCTATGAATTATCCAAATATCATTAGTTAATCATCCTGGCAACAGAATCAAACTTCTGAGTTACTTTGGTTAATATCTTCAGAAAATGTGGGAGAAATTGCCAAATTTTTGTAACCAATAATTGCTCTTATATAGGGTAAAAACCAATAAAATATCCATAA contains:
- a CDS encoding glycosyltransferase; protein product: MGKRLLIVSTLDSSQPFGAFTRPFYLGQYLTRYFDVFQLGLDCSSVNYAPSISIGSRSLKSYIQTIEKCIDEFCPDIVYAQETLPGLAALISLRLRKRRKSSLILDFHTFSAYEYWMRLFSVANPFKEFVQCIKTYIAQGILIFSGSPIIAAGDSIPKLISQWYGKTPQQIYSIGNGVTEDLLNTELFLSQDPYQAFRPAKIVVLIAPKTFQFPSNDMSVSMTIQIAKHIENHQEKIHFVVIGRDSSDISEPIPSNISFLGFLPKREDFVKHVKYADIALLPFSKQAVAGGARNKALDYFASRKLVVSTPEGLRGLEEFRHLEHLLVTGYSTEEVANTVLDAASNFDKYQSIVDTAYTLITEKYSWNARAQNIAQIIMEVSCS
- a CDS encoding endo-1,4-beta-xylanase, giving the protein MPYRRKFLKRAGYTTLSALLTMGFLQKDRQKEDGTTNAATANYLSASANVNSPLRQLAAAKGKRYGAAVSSEFLLQEKGYADLIARECSIVTPNGELKWNATEPQPGKFTFESADAIAGFCQKHNIQLHGHTLFWHMGKPDWLPYPPTLKMLERHVKGVMGHYRNSPVLKSWDIANEIIADSENETDNPTYGLRKGVKRELIRDLFLIAASVDSSKKFYLNDFGIEGATWKSDRFLKMVEYLKNSGVKIDGAGIQSHLWFSTAYGFDQKGFNSVLKRLNNLQVKPIITELDIIIDAPLPDSIKKLDQMVADSYKRYLDLCFAGGVDTVITWGITDRHTWIRHPDWMPGKTFRNNPSIWKFLRPLPFDENLQPKLARNAIAQAFQQAT
- a CDS encoding WecB/TagA/CpsF family glycosyltransferase, which translates into the protein MKNRFSYKLLGVKVDALSIPELNLLIEESIEKSEKWIIANHNLHSLYLFHNDPKMQAFYAKAEYIHIDGMPLLFIGKLLGFPMKREQRVTYADWVWPLMAEAANKDWRVFYLGSKPGVAEQGASILREKFPGLQIACAHGYIDMDKDSEENLATLAAINAYKPHVLMVGMGMPRQEHWISENLEYIYANTILTSGACMDYVAGVVPTPPRWMGRVGLEWLYRLLSEPKRLWRRYLLEPWFVATLFLREIWSMPSQQKKNRMLLFLTTRFHKFVA